The Blastomonas sp. SL216 DNA window GCTATCGCTCGCCCACCCCGCAGACCCGCGCCTATATGCAGCTGCAGCGCGGCATCCTCGATCTGGACCGGGGACGGCTCGATGATGCGATGGCGCATTTCCGCGCAGCCGATCGGCTCTTCCCCGGCCGCTGGCTGATCGAGGAGCATATGGCGGAGGTCCTGACGCTGCAGGGCAAAACGCGGCAAGCCGAATCGCTCTACACCGGAATCGTCCAGCGCACCGGCCATCCCGAATTCATCGATGCACTGGCCGCCATTGCCGCAGCGCAAGGCGACAAGGTCCGGGCCGAACGGCTCTATGCCCGGTCCTCCGCGCTCTGGGCGCAGCGGCTGAAGCTGTTTCCCGAAGCGACCTATGGCCATGCGATCGATCATTGCATGGCGAAGCAGGACTGGCCGTGCGCGCTGCGACTGGCCGAAGCCAACCACAAGGCCCGCCCTTATGGCGAGGCGAAAATCAAGCTGGCTGCGGCTTTGCTGGCCAATCGGCGCACCGACGAGGCGCGCACGGTGATAGACGCGGTGCTGGCCTCGCGCTGGCGCACGCCCGATCTGTTCGCCACCGCAGCGGATATCTATGCCGCGAGCGGCCTTACCCGCAAGGCAGCACAGTATCGCAGCGCCGCGAGGAAGATGAACCCCCTCGCCTGACCAGCGCAAACGCCCAAGACGCTTGCTCGCAGCGCAAGTTTCGCTTATGCCTGCCCGCACATTCGGCCACCCCGCGAGGGGTGGCCATATTTTTTTGCAAAGGAACGCGCATGTCTGCCAACCCCCAGCCGCTGATGCCGCACGCGACCGCATCCTGGATGGTCGACAATACCGGCCTCAGCTTCGAACAGATTGCCGATTTCTGCGGCCTGCACATTCTGGAAGTCCAGGCGATGGCCGACGACCTGGCCAGCAGCAAATATACCGGCCGCGATCCGGTGCGCGCGGGCGAACTAACCATGGCGGAAATCGAGAAGGGCCAGGCCGATTCCGACTATCGCCTGAAGATCATCGCCGGCCCCGCCCAGGTGCGCCGCACCAAGGGCCCGCGCTACACGCCGGTTTCCAAGCGCCAGGACAAGCCCGACGGCATCGCCTGGATCCTGCGCAACCATCCGGAAATCTCCGATGCGCAGATAGGCAAGCTGATCGGCACCACGCGCAACACGATCGCTGCGATCCGTGACCGCAGCCACTGGAACATCTCGAACATCCAGCCCAAGGACCCGGTGACCCTGGGCCTGTGCTCGCAGCGCGAGCTGGACGCGATCGTCGGCAAGGCCGCCAAGAAGGCCGGCATCGCCGAACAGGCGCCGACCGACACCCGTCTGGGCGGCGACCGCGAGGCGCTGATCGAGGAACTGCGCGCCGAGCGCGAAGCCGCCAACCGCGCCGCCGAGGATGCTGCGCGCGAGGCCGCGATCGAATCGGCGCTGCTGGGCGATGACGCAGCCGCCAGCGAAGACCAGAACGGCTGATGGACGACGTGGCGGCCCCGGAAGAGCTGGCAACGCGCTCCGGGCCGCCCGCTTATGACGCGTCGCTCGCCGACCATGGGCTTGAGCCCAAGGAGTTTCGCGGGCTGACCTATCCGCTGGGCGATCATGCGCCCGGCTATGGCGAATATTTTGCCATCGCGCCGGGCCTTGGCTGGACCCGTCTGCCCGTTCCGGGCTCGCTCGACCATATCAACATTTGGCTGCTCGACGACCGCGACGACCAGGGCGAAGGCGTCGCCATTGTCGATACCGGGCTGTACATGCCGGCCTCGACCGATGCGTGGAAGACGCTGTTTGCGCAAGGGCTGCAGGGCCGCCGCATCACGCGCGTCATCGTCACCCATTTCCATCCCGATCATGTCGGCGCGGCGGGATGGCTTTGCCGCCGCTTCAACGTGCCGCTCTGGATGAACCGCACCGAATGGCTGATGGCGCGGATGCTGACCGCCGATGTGCGCGAGCAGCCGCCGGAAGAGGCCATCGACCAGATGCGCCGCGCCGGATGGGACGACAAGCGGCTCGACGAGATGCGCGCCAGGGGCTGGGGCAATTTCGCGCGGATGGTCTCGCAGCTGCCGATCGGCCATGTGCGCATGGACGATCGCGCCGAGATAGAGATCGGCGACCGGCGCTGGACGGTGATGACCGGTGGCGGCCATACGCCCGAACATGCGTGTCTGGTCGACAAGGCCGGCCAGATCGTCATCGCGGGCGACCAGATTCTGCCGCGCATCACCAGCAACGTCTCGATCATGGCGAGCGAGCCCACTGCGGACCCGTTGCACGAATGGCTCGACAGCATCGCCAAATTCCGCACCGCGCTCACCGGCGACGAGCTGATCCTGCCCGCGCACGGCTTTCCCTTTACCGGCGTGCACGCGCGCCTTGATGCGCTGGCCGAAGGACATCACGACCGGCTCGATGCGCTGGAAGCGGCGCTGAAGGAGCGCGAGATGCGCGCCGTCGATACCTTCGGCATCCTGTTCGCGCGCAAGGTCGATGAAAGCGTCTACGGCATCGCCACCGGCGAGGCATTGGCGCATCTGCGCTATCTCGAATATGCCGGGCGCGCCCGCTGCACCGTGCGCGATGGAGTCGCCTGGTATTCAGCCTGACCGGTAGCGGGCTTCGGCCTCCGCCATGTAATCACGGATGATCGGCAGCGCGTGGCGGCTGCGCGCGAACTGCACCTGATAGTTGCACATCCCGCCATGTTCGAACGCAGCGGTCGCACCGGCGAGATAGAAGGTCCACATCCGGAAGAAGCGCGCATCGTACAGCGCCTCGATCTCCGCCTGTTTCTCTACCGTCCGCTGATACCACAGGCGCAGCGTATGCGCGTAATGCAGCCGCAGCGTCTCGACATCGGTGGCGATCAGTCGCGCCGGTTCGCTGGCGCGCACGATCTCGCTCAGCGCCGGAATATAGCCGCCGGGGAAGATATATTTGCTGGTAAACGCATCGGTCGCGCCGGGGCCGCCCAGCCGCCCGATGGTGTGGAGCAGCATCACCCCGTCCTGCGCCAGCAGCTTGCGGCACTGCTGGAAGAATGTCTCGTATTGCGGCACGCCGACATGTTCGAACATGCCGACCGAGACGATCCGGTCGAACGTGCCGGTGAGCGCGCGATAATCGATCAGCTCGAACGTGACCCGGTCGGCAACGCCTGCCTCCTCGGCCCTGCGGCGCGCGACCTTGAGCTGCTCGTGCGAGAGCGTGATGCCGAGCACATCGACATCGGCGATACGGTTCAGATACAGCGCCATGCCGCCCCAGCCGCAGCCGATATCGAGCACCTTGAGGCCGGGTCGCAGCGCGAGCTTGGCGGCGATATGCGCCTTCTTGTCGTCCTGCGCCTGTTCCAGCGGGTTCGCAGGATCGGTGAAATAGGCGCAGCTATATTGCTTGTCGGCATCGAGAAACAGGTCGTAGAGCCGGTCGTCGAGATCGTAATGATGCGCCACGTTGCGCTGCGAACGCCCTGCCGGATTGATCTGGTCGATGCGGCCGCCGAGCGCCTTGGCTATCCTGCGCAGCGGCCCTTTCGGCTTGAGGTCGCCGCCCTTGTCCCATGGCGCATTGGCGCGGACGAGCGCGATCAGCTGCATGATATCGCCGCGCTCGATGATCAGCCGGCCGTCCATATAGGCCTCGCCAGCGCCCAGGCGCGGTCGCATGGCGATGAAGCGCGCGACATCGGCATCGGCCAGGCGCACCGCGACATCGGGAAAGCCGGGGGTCGGCGCGCCAAAGCTGCGGGTGCGGCCCAGATGATCGGTCAGTTCCAGCACACCCTGCCGGACGATCCGGCCCAGAAAGCGGTCCATCAATGCCATGACAAGCCACTAGATGGGGATGGAACGGTCAAATGCCAGCATACCATTCATAGCCCGCTGCATCTTCCCAATAGCCCCCGCCCCCGCCATAGGCGAGGCGATAGTCGGCCACCGCCTCAATGCGGCGGACATATTTGGCGTGCTTGTAGCCCAGATGCCGCTCGACCCTGAGGCGCAGCGGCGCACCATTGCCGATCGGCAGCAGCTCGTCGTTGAGCGCCCAGGCCATCATCGTCTGCGGATGGCGCGCATCGACCATGTCGATGCTCTCGTAATAGGGCCCGGCGCGCAGGGTGTCGGCGCAGTGGAAGACCAGATAGCGCGCGCTGTCCTTGACCTGCACCTTGTCGAGCAGATGGGCGAGGTTGACCCCGGTCCATTTGCCGATCGCGCTCCAGCCCTCGACGCAATCGTGCCGGGTGATCTGCGTCTGCCGGGGCATGGACCGGATCTGGCCGAGCGCAAAGCGCGTCGGCCTTTCGACCAGCCCGTCAATGGTCAGCGTCCAGTCGGAAAACGCGGTGGCAGCCTGCTTGAGGTAATCCGCGTCGGTCGGCGCCCGCGTGCCATTGGCGGGGACCGAGCGGCCGATATCGCGGGGTGCATATTCGCGCGCCAGCCGGTGCTGCCCCTGCAATGCGCGCTGCACGGCCATGTTGCCCGTTTCCGCCAGCCGCAGCGTATCGCGCCAGCCCTGATTGGCGTTAAGCGCATCGCAGCCGCTGAGCAGCCCGCCCGAGGCGACCGCGAGCGAGCCGACCAGCGCGCGGCGGGTGAGGACAAGGGGGCTCTTCACCTCATTCATGACCGGTGTCCGATCGTCATGCCGCGCAACAGGGCAAGCGGCTTGTGCACGATCACCAAGGCAACGTGCAGGGCCATGAACCCGATCAGCGAAAAGGCGATGATGAAATGCAGCGAACGCGCGGTCTGCCGCCCACCGAACATCATGCTGGGCCAATGCAGCGCGGCATCGGTGCCCGGCGACATCGCAAGGCCGGTGACGATCATCAGTGGAAGCAGGATGAAGATGACCGCGATATAGCTCAGCTTCTGCAGCGGATTATACGCCTCTCCCGGCGCGGTGTGGAAATGGAACCGGGCGTGATCGACAATCGTCCGCCACAACGCGCGCGGATGCCATTCCGCCGCACGCATCGCGATCATCCCCCGGATATGGCCGTTGAACAGGCTGAAGATCATGAAGAACAGCAGCCCGAAAGCGAAGATCCAGGCGAAGAAGAAATGCCAGTGGCGCGCATCGGCGAGATTGTAATCGCTGGGGATTGTTACCCAGCCGGGAAAGGCGCGGCTGCGCATCTGGCCTTCGCCATCCTCGTAGCGGCCGAGCACCCCTGTGGTATCAACCCGGTTGCCGCCGATTTCCAGAAAGCCGCGCGGGCCCTGCTGGCCGATCACCAGCCAGGCCGGCTCGTCGCGATTGCCAAACTCGCCCCAATAGAGCCGGGGATGCGCGTTGAAGATCATCAGCCCGGACATGAACAATGTGATCAGCGATACCAGATTGACCCAGTGCCAGATGCGCGTCGTCACGGCGTGGCTGTGATCGGGCTCGGCCACGGGCGGCGCGACCTCCGGCTGCGCCAGAGGCACGGCAACAGGGTCGGCAGAGTCGAGGGCGGCTATCATATCGGTCATTCGCAATCCATGGCCATAAGGTTACAGTCCTTGTGCGAATCCGTCCCTGTTCTTACGCGACGAAAGGCCGAATGTCATGCCCGCCCCAGCTCAGGTCATCTCGATGACCCCCGATCCGCTCGAACCTTATGCCATATCGCCGGGCTGGAAGGCGGGCGGGCTGCTGTTCCTCTCCGGCCAGGCGGCGATCGACGAGACCGGCGCGATCGTGGGGATCGATGATTTCGAGGCGCAGCTGGCAGCAACCTTCGCGAATATCGACCGCGTCCTGGCGGCAGGCGGCAGCGACCGCAGCCGTATCATCAAGGTGACGATCTATCTCACGGACATGGGCCATTTCCCCGCGATCGTGGAAGCGCGCAGACGCTATTTCACCCCGCCCTGGCCCGCCGACACGATTGTCGAGGTCCGCGCGCTGGCGCTGCCCGAACTGATGGTGGAGATCGATGTGATCGCGCTGGCGGGGGAAGGCTGAACCGGCTTCAGGCGAAGCTGTCGGCCAGGCGCAGCAGATCGACCTTGCGCCGGATGCCGGTGCGCTCGAAAATCTGCGCCAGGAACACGCGCGCGGTATTGCGGCTGATCGACATCAGCGCAGCAGCCTCGTCGAGCGCATAGACCCGCCGCAGCACATCAAGCAGCTGGGCCTGCCGCCGGGTCAGTCCGAAGGCGCCGACAAAGACCTTCTCGGCCTCTGTGCGGTGCTTGAGATAGGTCACGCTGACCCGGGCGCTTCGGAGATTGGCGGTCTGCGGCAGCGGCGATACGCGGGCCATGGTATCGGCCAGCGGGGTCTTCAAAGTCAGCTCCAGCCCGGTCTGCGGAAAGGCGTTCTGCAGCATGCCATAAAGCGCCGTGTGGAAATCGGGCAGCAGGTCCCCCAGCATGCCCTCGTCATCAAGATGCGCCAGTCCGGTCAAAGCCAGGCGAAAGCGGATCACCCGATCCGACACGAAATCTTCCGACGCGATGCGCATCTCTTCATCCACATCAAAGGCAAAGCAATCGATGTTGCGCAGCGGATAAATCGGCCCCTGGCTTACCTCGTTCGTTCCAGGCTGCTGCTGCAGCAGCACGTTGATGGCGTTGAACTTGTCATAGAAGCGCTGATAGAACTGGACCAGATCGGTATGGTCACTGCCGCCCTTGGCACGGTGGACCGCCAGCCCGACCCGGGTATCGCCGACACAGGGCATGACCAGCATAGATGCTTCGGTCGGCGCGCTGGACTGTTCCAGCCACTGCCAGAATTCCTGATGCTCGTCCGCCGTATCGGGTCGGCGCAGCTCATCGTCAAAGATCACGCCATGGCTGGCATAACGCTGGGCATAGATGATGCGCGGATCGATGCGGTGGTAATGGTCTGCATAGGCATCGATCATCGCCTGATCGAACCCGAACGCCCCCAGCGACCGCACCATCCGGTTGTCGCCGAACATCAGATCCATCGAAATCCCGTCCGCGCCGATCATCGGCGCCATCGATGCCAGGGCTTCGGACCAGCTGCAGCGGCCCATCGCCGCATCGGCGATGAATTCGTCAAGCCTGTCGAACCGATTGGAAAGAACGATCATCGGGCGTCTATTGTCCCGGATTCGAACTGCGCGTGATGACATAATCGTCGCGGCCGTCGATCGAGACGGTCAGCCGAATGCTCCAGTCGGCCGACCCGCCGAACCGCACATGGCTGAGCACCCGGCCCGCCTCTTCGATCG harbors:
- a CDS encoding helix-turn-helix transcriptional regulator, which produces MIVLSNRFDRLDEFIADAAMGRCSWSEALASMAPMIGADGISMDLMFGDNRMVRSLGAFGFDQAMIDAYADHYHRIDPRIIYAQRYASHGVIFDDELRRPDTADEHQEFWQWLEQSSAPTEASMLVMPCVGDTRVGLAVHRAKGGSDHTDLVQFYQRFYDKFNAINVLLQQQPGTNEVSQGPIYPLRNIDCFAFDVDEEMRIASEDFVSDRVIRFRLALTGLAHLDDEGMLGDLLPDFHTALYGMLQNAFPQTGLELTLKTPLADTMARVSPLPQTANLRSARVSVTYLKHRTEAEKVFVGAFGLTRRQAQLLDVLRRVYALDEAAALMSISRNTARVFLAQIFERTGIRRKVDLLRLADSFA
- a CDS encoding MBL fold metallo-hydrolase: MDDVAAPEELATRSGPPAYDASLADHGLEPKEFRGLTYPLGDHAPGYGEYFAIAPGLGWTRLPVPGSLDHINIWLLDDRDDQGEGVAIVDTGLYMPASTDAWKTLFAQGLQGRRITRVIVTHFHPDHVGAAGWLCRRFNVPLWMNRTEWLMARMLTADVREQPPEEAIDQMRRAGWDDKRLDEMRARGWGNFARMVSQLPIGHVRMDDRAEIEIGDRRWTVMTGGGHTPEHACLVDKAGQIVIAGDQILPRITSNVSIMASEPTADPLHEWLDSIAKFRTALTGDELILPAHGFPFTGVHARLDALAEGHHDRLDALEAALKEREMRAVDTFGILFARKVDESVYGIATGEALAHLRYLEYAGRARCTVRDGVAWYSA
- a CDS encoding cyclopropane-fatty-acyl-phospholipid synthase, whose translation is MALMDRFLGRIVRQGVLELTDHLGRTRSFGAPTPGFPDVAVRLADADVARFIAMRPRLGAGEAYMDGRLIIERGDIMQLIALVRANAPWDKGGDLKPKGPLRRIAKALGGRIDQINPAGRSQRNVAHHYDLDDRLYDLFLDADKQYSCAYFTDPANPLEQAQDDKKAHIAAKLALRPGLKVLDIGCGWGGMALYLNRIADVDVLGITLSHEQLKVARRRAEEAGVADRVTFELIDYRALTGTFDRIVSVGMFEHVGVPQYETFFQQCRKLLAQDGVMLLHTIGRLGGPGATDAFTSKYIFPGGYIPALSEIVRASEPARLIATDVETLRLHYAHTLRLWYQRTVEKQAEIEALYDARFFRMWTFYLAGATAAFEHGGMCNYQVQFARSRHALPIIRDYMAEAEARYRSG
- a CDS encoding RidA family protein, which translates into the protein MPAPAQVISMTPDPLEPYAISPGWKAGGLLFLSGQAAIDETGAIVGIDDFEAQLAATFANIDRVLAAGGSDRSRIIKVTIYLTDMGHFPAIVEARRRYFTPPWPADTIVEVRALALPELMVEIDVIALAGEG
- a CDS encoding cytochrome b/b6 domain-containing protein, which codes for MTDMIAALDSADPVAVPLAQPEVAPPVAEPDHSHAVTTRIWHWVNLVSLITLFMSGLMIFNAHPRLYWGEFGNRDEPAWLVIGQQGPRGFLEIGGNRVDTTGVLGRYEDGEGQMRSRAFPGWVTIPSDYNLADARHWHFFFAWIFAFGLLFFMIFSLFNGHIRGMIAMRAAEWHPRALWRTIVDHARFHFHTAPGEAYNPLQKLSYIAVIFILLPLMIVTGLAMSPGTDAALHWPSMMFGGRQTARSLHFIIAFSLIGFMALHVALVIVHKPLALLRGMTIGHRS
- a CDS encoding DUF1013 domain-containing protein, whose product is MSANPQPLMPHATASWMVDNTGLSFEQIADFCGLHILEVQAMADDLASSKYTGRDPVRAGELTMAEIEKGQADSDYRLKIIAGPAQVRRTKGPRYTPVSKRQDKPDGIAWILRNHPEISDAQIGKLIGTTRNTIAAIRDRSHWNISNIQPKDPVTLGLCSQRELDAIVGKAAKKAGIAEQAPTDTRLGGDREALIEELRAEREAANRAAEDAAREAAIESALLGDDAAASEDQNG
- a CDS encoding molybdopterin-dependent oxidoreductase, yielding MNEVKSPLVLTRRALVGSLAVASGGLLSGCDALNANQGWRDTLRLAETGNMAVQRALQGQHRLAREYAPRDIGRSVPANGTRAPTDADYLKQAATAFSDWTLTIDGLVERPTRFALGQIRSMPRQTQITRHDCVEGWSAIGKWTGVNLAHLLDKVQVKDSARYLVFHCADTLRAGPYYESIDMVDARHPQTMMAWALNDELLPIGNGAPLRLRVERHLGYKHAKYVRRIEAVADYRLAYGGGGGYWEDAAGYEWYAGI